In a genomic window of Aquipuribacter sp. SD81:
- a CDS encoding class I SAM-dependent RNA methyltransferase produces the protein MSGPPAAGPDAEDADLLELTAGPVAHGGHVVARVDDDPDGRVVFVRHALPGERVRVRLTDARPDARFWRGDAVTVLEASPDRVDPPCPYAGPGRCGGCDFQHAALPAQRRLKADVVTEQLRRLGHVELAEVLGAPLQVEALPEPGRAPGEETGLGWRTRVRYGVDPSGRLGFHAHREHRVVAVEHCPLTTAGVDATGVTRLPWPGVAAVQVAEGDDGAVVQADPPTAPRARRGGGSRPGAPGRRGRDGSPG, from the coding sequence GTGAGCGGCCCGCCGGCCGCCGGCCCGGACGCCGAGGACGCCGACCTGCTCGAGCTGACCGCGGGGCCGGTCGCGCACGGCGGCCACGTCGTCGCACGCGTCGACGACGACCCGGACGGGCGCGTCGTCTTCGTCCGCCACGCGCTGCCCGGCGAGCGGGTGCGGGTGCGGCTCACCGACGCGAGGCCGGACGCGCGCTTCTGGCGGGGCGACGCCGTGACGGTCCTCGAGGCCTCCCCGGACCGCGTGGACCCGCCGTGCCCGTACGCCGGGCCGGGCAGGTGCGGCGGCTGCGACTTCCAGCACGCGGCCCTGCCGGCGCAGCGCCGCCTCAAGGCCGACGTCGTCACCGAGCAGCTGCGGCGGCTCGGGCACGTCGAGCTCGCCGAGGTGCTCGGTGCGCCGCTGCAGGTCGAGGCGCTGCCGGAGCCGGGACGCGCGCCGGGGGAGGAGACGGGCCTCGGCTGGCGCACGCGCGTCCGCTACGGCGTCGACCCCTCCGGGCGGCTCGGCTTCCACGCCCACCGCGAGCACCGGGTCGTCGCGGTCGAGCACTGCCCGCTCACCACCGCCGGCGTCGACGCCACCGGCGTGACGCGCCTGCCGTGGCCCGGGGTGGCGGCGGTGCAGGTGGCCGAGGGCGACGACGGCGCGGTCGTCCAGGCCGACCCGCCGACGGCGCCTCGCGCCCGTCGCGGCGGGGGCAGCCGCCCCGGCGCGCCCGGACGGCGCGGGCGGGACGGCTCGCCGGGCC
- a CDS encoding APC family permease produces MASLLAVPKRLLLGRARPSSRADDTLLPKRLALPVFASDPVSSVAYATQEILVILALGGTALLVLAPEVALAVCVVVAIVVISYGPLVRTYPGGGGSFAVASRNLGPGAGLVAAASLLVDYVLTVAVSVAAAVDNLVSALPMLGDGRIPLAVAGVLLVMTVNLRGRREAGWSAMVPVYGFVLVVAVLVVVGLVRWAAGDPPVAASAEWEITRGSDLTAVAMALVVARAFASGGAALAGVDAIANGVPAFRSPKGRNAATTLLAVGGMTIALIAGVVALAVVSRVKVTRDPCDLTGVPGPCEDFDQQTVLTQLANAVFGAGSAGAVLVTVATVAVLLTAANSAFNGFPLLAATLAEAGYLPRQLARRGDRLAYSNGILALALGALAVLLVVEARVGTLLDLYLLGLFTSFTLAQAGMWRHWRTRLAPMRRRGRRWGPRAGMALAGVAVVCTTTVLALLLVAKVPNGAWASLLVVAALGVGMHRVRRHYDLVGEEVALDDAEEPETMPARVHAVVLVSRLHRPVTRALAYARATRPSTLEAVTVAVDQDAATQLATEWARRRVPVPLRVLDSPYREVARPLVEHVKELRAKGPRDAVTVFLPEYVVAHWWEAVLHNRSNLWLRARLAATPGVMVVSVPWQLRSTLDDGDLAGRAAQDRSLVQEASRAGAADRDIESRP; encoded by the coding sequence GTGGCCTCGCTCCTCGCCGTGCCCAAGCGGCTCCTGCTCGGACGGGCGAGACCCAGCAGCCGCGCCGACGACACGCTGCTCCCGAAGCGGCTGGCCCTGCCGGTGTTCGCCTCCGACCCCGTGTCCTCCGTCGCGTACGCGACCCAGGAGATCCTCGTCATCCTCGCCCTCGGCGGGACCGCGCTGCTCGTGCTCGCCCCCGAGGTGGCGCTCGCGGTGTGCGTCGTGGTGGCGATCGTCGTCATCTCCTACGGCCCGCTCGTGCGCACCTACCCCGGCGGGGGCGGGTCGTTCGCGGTGGCATCGCGCAACCTCGGCCCCGGCGCGGGACTGGTGGCGGCGGCCTCGCTGCTCGTCGACTACGTGCTCACCGTGGCGGTGTCCGTCGCGGCCGCCGTCGACAACCTCGTCTCGGCGCTGCCGATGCTCGGCGACGGTCGCATCCCGCTCGCCGTGGCCGGCGTGCTCCTCGTCATGACGGTCAACCTCCGCGGGCGCCGCGAGGCCGGCTGGTCGGCCATGGTCCCCGTCTACGGCTTCGTCCTCGTCGTCGCGGTGCTCGTCGTCGTCGGCCTCGTCCGCTGGGCCGCGGGCGACCCGCCGGTCGCCGCCAGCGCGGAGTGGGAGATCACCCGGGGGAGCGACCTCACCGCCGTCGCGATGGCGCTCGTCGTCGCGCGCGCCTTCGCCAGCGGCGGCGCCGCCCTCGCGGGCGTCGACGCCATCGCCAACGGCGTCCCCGCCTTCCGCTCGCCCAAGGGCCGCAACGCCGCGACGACCCTGCTGGCCGTCGGCGGCATGACGATCGCCCTCATCGCCGGGGTCGTCGCCCTCGCGGTGGTGAGCCGGGTCAAGGTCACGCGCGACCCGTGCGACCTCACCGGCGTGCCCGGCCCGTGCGAGGACTTCGACCAGCAGACCGTCCTCACCCAGCTCGCCAACGCGGTCTTCGGCGCCGGCAGCGCGGGCGCCGTCCTCGTGACCGTCGCGACCGTCGCGGTCCTCCTCACCGCGGCCAACAGCGCCTTCAACGGCTTCCCGCTGCTCGCGGCCACCCTCGCCGAGGCGGGCTACCTGCCGCGCCAGCTCGCCCGGCGCGGCGACCGGCTCGCCTACAGCAACGGCATCCTCGCCCTCGCCCTCGGCGCCCTCGCCGTCCTCCTCGTCGTCGAGGCGAGGGTCGGCACGCTGCTCGACCTGTACCTGCTCGGGCTGTTCACCTCCTTCACCCTCGCGCAGGCGGGCATGTGGCGGCACTGGCGCACCCGCCTGGCGCCCATGCGGCGGCGCGGCCGGCGGTGGGGGCCGCGCGCCGGGATGGCGCTGGCCGGCGTCGCGGTCGTCTGCACGACGACCGTGCTCGCGCTGCTCCTCGTGGCCAAGGTGCCGAACGGCGCCTGGGCGAGCCTGCTCGTCGTCGCGGCGCTCGGGGTCGGCATGCACCGCGTGCGCCGGCACTACGACCTCGTCGGCGAGGAGGTCGCCCTCGACGACGCCGAGGAGCCGGAGACCATGCCCGCCCGGGTGCACGCCGTCGTGCTCGTGTCCCGGCTGCACCGTCCCGTCACCCGCGCGCTCGCCTACGCCCGGGCGACCCGACCGTCGACGCTGGAGGCCGTGACGGTCGCGGTGGACCAGGACGCCGCCACGCAGCTCGCGACCGAGTGGGCGCGCCGGCGCGTGCCCGTGCCGCTGCGCGTGCTCGACTCGCCGTACCGGGAGGTGGCGAGGCCGCTCGTGGAGCACGTCAAGGAGCTGCGGGCGAAGGGGCCCCGGGACGCCGTCACGGTGTTCCTGCCGGAGTACGTCGTCGCGCACTGGTGGGAGGCGGTCCTGCACAACCGGTCCAACCTGTGGCTGCGGGCGAGGCTCGCCGCCACGCCCGGCGTCATGGTGGTGAGCGTGCCGTGGCAGCTGCGCTCGACGCTGGACGACGGCGACCTCGCGGGCCGCGCCGCGCAGGACCGCAGCCTCGTGCAGGAGGCGTCCCGCGCCGGCGCGGCCGACCGGGACATCGAGTCGCGACCGTGA
- a CDS encoding potassium channel family protein produces the protein MHFVVMGCGRVGARLAHDVEEQGHSVAVIDQNADSFRRLGPSFSGRTVAGIGFDRDTMLRAGVEEAYAFAAVSSGDNSNIIAARVARETYAVQKVVARIYDPGRAEVYRRLGIATVATVPWTSREMIAEMLPTDSAPLWQDESGRMALVELAPHRDWLGRPLRDLETVARARVAYLLRLGHPHVPGADTVLQDGDRVFAAVESRGRRAAADAVAAGPGGS, from the coding sequence GTGCACTTCGTGGTGATGGGCTGCGGCCGCGTGGGCGCCCGCTTGGCGCACGACGTCGAGGAGCAGGGGCACTCGGTCGCGGTCATCGACCAGAACGCCGACAGCTTCCGCCGGCTCGGCCCGTCGTTCTCCGGGCGGACCGTCGCCGGGATCGGCTTCGACCGCGACACCATGCTGCGCGCCGGGGTCGAGGAGGCGTACGCGTTCGCGGCCGTGAGCAGCGGCGACAACTCCAACATCATCGCGGCGCGGGTCGCGCGCGAGACCTACGCGGTGCAGAAGGTGGTCGCCCGCATCTACGACCCGGGCCGCGCCGAGGTGTACCGCCGCCTCGGCATCGCCACGGTCGCCACCGTGCCCTGGACCTCGCGCGAGATGATCGCCGAGATGCTGCCGACCGACAGCGCCCCGCTGTGGCAGGACGAGTCCGGCCGGATGGCGCTCGTGGAGCTGGCGCCGCACCGCGACTGGCTGGGACGCCCGCTGCGGGACCTGGAGACGGTGGCCCGGGCGCGCGTGGCGTACCTGCTGCGCCTCGGCCACCCGCACGTGCCGGGCGCCGACACGGTGCTGCAGGACGGCGACCGCGTCTTCGCCGCCGTGGAGAGCCGGGGCCGGCGTGCCGCGGCGGACGCGGTCGCCGCCGGGCCCGGGGGGTCCTGA
- a CDS encoding potassium channel family protein, which produces MRVVIAGAGSVGRSIARELISHGHQVLLIDRLSKADRMKDTLEQAEFLYADACEIQTLDEARIDTCDVLVAATGDDKANLVVSLLAKTEYGVSRVVARVNNPRNEWLFDGGWGVDVAVSTPRLMTALVEEAVEVGEMVRLFQLQQSAASLFEFTVPASSPVAGTPLRRVELPADTVITCIVRDHRPLAPSPDDTVEAGDELMILTTPEQEEDLADLLATWRHSAAG; this is translated from the coding sequence ATGCGCGTCGTCATCGCCGGGGCCGGCAGCGTCGGGCGCTCGATCGCCCGCGAGCTCATCTCCCACGGGCACCAGGTGCTGCTCATCGACCGGCTGTCCAAGGCCGACCGCATGAAGGACACCCTCGAGCAGGCGGAGTTCCTCTACGCCGACGCCTGCGAGATCCAGACGCTCGACGAGGCGCGCATCGACACGTGCGACGTGCTGGTGGCCGCCACGGGCGACGACAAGGCCAACCTCGTCGTGTCCCTGCTGGCCAAGACCGAGTACGGCGTCTCGCGCGTGGTCGCGCGGGTCAACAACCCCCGCAACGAGTGGCTGTTCGACGGCGGCTGGGGCGTCGACGTCGCGGTGTCGACGCCGCGCCTCATGACGGCGCTCGTCGAGGAGGCCGTCGAGGTCGGCGAGATGGTGCGGCTGTTCCAGCTGCAGCAGTCCGCGGCCTCGTTGTTCGAGTTCACCGTGCCGGCGTCGTCGCCGGTCGCCGGGACCCCGCTCCGTCGGGTCGAGCTGCCCGCGGACACCGTCATCACGTGCATCGTGCGCGACCACCGCCCGCTCGCGCCCTCGCCGGACGACACGGTCGAGGCCGGGGACGAGCTCATGATCCTCACCACGCCGGAGCAGGAGGAGGACCTCGCCGACCTCCTCGCCACCTGGCGCCACAGCGCCGCGGGCTGA
- a CDS encoding DUF3159 domain-containing protein: MSDAGADLPTTVEEVVRTELLTALGGWRGTVEAAVPILAFLAVWGLTSQLRESVAAAVVATAVFVLVRLLQRQTLTHVLSGVFGVVIAALVALRTGDAGDFFLPGILYNAGLAVVFVLTMLAGWPVVGLLFGAVTGDVGGWRRRPAVRRLFQRLTAVLLANYVIRVVVQLPLYLAGQVVALGVAKVALGWPLLGASVLVIGAMLAAGRTPLTDEEREALLERRAQLARRAAEAA, encoded by the coding sequence GTGAGCGACGCCGGGGCCGACCTGCCCACGACCGTCGAGGAGGTGGTGCGGACCGAGCTCCTCACCGCGCTCGGGGGCTGGCGCGGCACCGTGGAGGCCGCGGTCCCGATCCTCGCCTTCCTCGCCGTGTGGGGGCTCACCTCGCAGCTGAGGGAGTCCGTGGCGGCGGCCGTCGTCGCCACCGCGGTCTTCGTGCTCGTCCGCCTGCTGCAGCGTCAGACCCTCACCCACGTGCTGTCGGGGGTGTTCGGGGTCGTCATCGCCGCGCTGGTCGCGCTGCGCACCGGCGACGCCGGCGACTTCTTCCTGCCCGGGATCCTCTACAACGCGGGCCTCGCGGTCGTCTTCGTGCTGACGATGCTCGCCGGCTGGCCGGTCGTGGGGCTGCTGTTCGGCGCCGTGACGGGCGACGTGGGCGGCTGGCGCCGTCGGCCCGCCGTGCGGCGGCTGTTCCAGCGGCTCACCGCCGTCCTGCTCGCGAACTACGTCATCCGGGTCGTCGTGCAGCTGCCGCTGTACCTCGCCGGGCAGGTCGTCGCGCTCGGCGTGGCCAAGGTCGCGCTCGGCTGGCCGCTGCTCGGCGCGAGCGTCCTCGTCATCGGCGCCATGCTCGCCGCGGGCCGCACGCCCCTGACCGACGAGGAGCGCGAGGCGCTGCTGGAGCGCCGGGCCCAGCTCGCCCGGCGGGCCGCCGAGGCGGCCTGA
- a CDS encoding OB-fold nucleic acid binding domain-containing protein has translation MTERAWRRALASLTRSDDEVAARRQAETTGRLGGTPVVDLPGRCRATLCGTLRSVRVEPAPTSCHLEAELFDGSGTVRLRWIGRSAIAGVEPGRQVKVTGTVSRCGDGSRVIYNPSYELLPS, from the coding sequence ATGACCGAACGCGCGTGGCGCCGTGCCCTGGCGTCGCTCACCCGCAGCGACGACGAGGTCGCGGCCCGCCGGCAGGCCGAGACCACCGGCCGGCTCGGCGGCACCCCCGTCGTCGACCTGCCCGGCCGCTGCCGCGCGACGCTGTGCGGCACGCTCCGCTCGGTGCGGGTCGAGCCCGCGCCGACCTCGTGCCACCTCGAGGCGGAGCTGTTCGACGGCTCGGGCACCGTGCGGCTGCGCTGGATCGGGCGCAGCGCCATCGCGGGCGTCGAGCCCGGGCGCCAGGTCAAGGTGACGGGCACCGTGAGCCGCTGCGGCGACGGCAGCCGCGTCATCTACAACCCGTCGTACGAGCTCCTGCCCTCGTGA
- a CDS encoding DUF3710 domain-containing protein, translating into MTPFWSRSTRPDPSLPDPSGTPTPVSPETGPFDSGDPAAPTTGLLDLGALRLPARPELKVRLDLDKATQRVAAVTVQAEASTVQVTVFAAPRSAGVWDDVRGEIAAAVQQGGGRAEEVTGTFGTELVARLPTRLPDGRDVLQVQRFCGVDGPRWFVRAVFTGPDVLQRAGATLPDEIATRARGDLLEEVVRTAVVVRGTEPMAPREPLPLRLPEGARRAPRRPEARAEPAAAAGTAAGTATGQPPEGPDASDAGQDGDPSDGTPEQS; encoded by the coding sequence GTGACCCCCTTCTGGAGCCGGTCCACCCGGCCCGACCCGAGCCTGCCCGACCCCTCCGGCACCCCGACGCCGGTGTCGCCGGAGACCGGCCCGTTCGACTCCGGCGACCCCGCCGCACCGACCACCGGGCTGCTCGACCTCGGCGCGCTGCGCCTGCCGGCGCGCCCGGAGCTCAAGGTGCGCCTCGACCTGGACAAGGCGACCCAGCGGGTCGCCGCCGTCACCGTGCAGGCCGAGGCCTCGACCGTGCAGGTGACCGTCTTCGCCGCCCCGCGCAGCGCCGGCGTGTGGGACGACGTGCGCGGGGAGATCGCCGCGGCCGTGCAGCAGGGCGGCGGGCGCGCCGAGGAGGTGACGGGCACCTTCGGCACCGAGCTCGTCGCCCGCCTGCCGACCCGCCTGCCCGACGGGCGCGACGTGCTGCAGGTGCAGCGCTTCTGCGGCGTCGACGGTCCCCGGTGGTTCGTGCGCGCCGTCTTCACCGGTCCGGACGTGCTGCAGCGCGCCGGCGCCACCCTGCCGGACGAGATCGCGACGAGGGCCCGTGGCGACCTGCTCGAGGAGGTCGTGCGCACCGCGGTCGTCGTGCGCGGCACCGAGCCGATGGCCCCGCGCGAGCCGCTGCCGCTGCGCCTGCCCGAAGGGGCGAGGCGCGCGCCGCGCCGTCCCGAGGCCCGGGCCGAGCCCGCCGCGGCCGCCGGGACCGCCGCCGGGACCGCCACCGGGCAGCCGCCCGAGGGGCCGGACGCGTCCGACGCGGGGCAGGACGGCGACCCGTCGGACGGCACGCCCGAGCAGTCGTAG